Proteins from a genomic interval of Niabella soli DSM 19437:
- a CDS encoding endonuclease MutS2 — MKLYPESAYIQLEFDKIRTLVLQRCETDYGRQKAEQLRIHTHKKFIDAALKESHEFKQLIQNGVYFPNDYILNLAKELKLLSIPGALLTGEQLIQIRKLAESIEKIFRWFDAERKGAYEGLYSVIKETYYEKAIIGLIDEVIDEIGQVKDSASPELKEIRMELYRKRNELRRVFDRIVSKLNKQGYLAEIEESFMNGRRVIAVFAEQKRTVKGILHRESDSRKTAFIEPEETIHLNNEVSDLEHEEHREIDRILRQLTARLASYSALLVTYHAIVGEYDFIRAKAKFAIEINGEAPIVQDKAQVHLVNAVHPLLYLYNKKTQKQTFPVSVTLDESQRILLISGPNAGGKTVTMKTVGLLQMMVQSGLLVPVHPNSEFGIFKQLMIHIGDTQSLEFELSTYSSHLLHMKYFIEHANGKTLFFIDELGSGSDPNLGGAFAEVILLELLKKHSYGIVTTHYLNLKIMAGKTHGIVNGAMAFDEKNLQPLFHLVVGRPGSSYTFSIAERIGLDKRLISQARQMVDDDQYRLDKLLNRTEQNLRDLTKKDKELERLIKENERLKKEMEHVMDKEKHRQQLNVLREQNKISEDRIAYLKDMERKLKQITLEWKKEEDKQKLIKTINNLLFNRDEKKAVNKIQKKIESKYKEVGGEIKPGDKVKMKRNHQVGEVLELKGKRAVVKIGLLPMQVDLNDLVVVQEKETTAE; from the coding sequence ATGAAATTATATCCGGAATCGGCTTATATACAACTGGAGTTTGACAAGATCAGAACGCTGGTACTGCAGCGTTGCGAAACGGACTATGGCCGGCAAAAGGCAGAGCAGTTGCGCATTCATACACATAAGAAATTTATTGATGCCGCATTAAAAGAATCGCATGAGTTTAAGCAACTGATCCAGAACGGGGTTTATTTTCCCAATGATTATATCCTGAATCTTGCAAAAGAATTAAAATTATTATCAATACCTGGCGCCCTGCTCACCGGCGAGCAGTTGATCCAGATACGCAAACTGGCCGAAAGCATTGAAAAGATCTTTCGCTGGTTTGATGCCGAACGCAAAGGCGCTTACGAAGGCCTTTATTCGGTTATTAAGGAGACCTATTACGAGAAGGCCATCATCGGATTGATCGACGAGGTAATTGATGAGATCGGCCAGGTGAAAGATTCGGCATCGCCAGAGCTGAAGGAGATCCGGATGGAGTTGTATCGCAAGCGCAATGAATTGCGCCGTGTTTTTGACCGGATCGTTTCGAAATTGAATAAGCAGGGCTACCTTGCAGAGATCGAGGAGAGCTTTATGAATGGCCGTCGCGTCATTGCCGTCTTTGCTGAGCAGAAACGTACGGTAAAGGGTATTCTGCACCGCGAAAGCGATAGCCGCAAAACAGCGTTTATTGAGCCGGAAGAAACGATCCATTTGAATAATGAAGTCAGCGATCTGGAACATGAGGAGCACCGGGAGATCGATCGCATCCTGCGCCAACTGACAGCACGCCTGGCTTCTTATTCCGCATTATTGGTCACTTATCATGCCATCGTTGGGGAATATGATTTTATCAGGGCAAAAGCAAAATTTGCCATCGAGATCAACGGCGAAGCTCCCATTGTGCAGGATAAAGCACAGGTGCACCTGGTAAATGCCGTACACCCATTATTGTATCTATACAACAAAAAAACACAAAAACAAACGTTTCCTGTTTCCGTAACCCTGGATGAAAGCCAGCGGATCCTGTTGATCAGCGGTCCCAATGCCGGGGGTAAAACGGTTACCATGAAAACCGTGGGCCTGCTGCAAATGATGGTGCAGAGCGGCTTGTTGGTACCAGTGCATCCCAATAGTGAATTTGGTATTTTCAAACAACTGATGATCCATATAGGCGATACGCAAAGCCTGGAGTTTGAACTGAGCACCTACAGCAGTCACTTGCTTCATATGAAATATTTCATAGAGCATGCTAACGGTAAAACGCTATTTTTTATTGATGAACTGGGCAGTGGCAGCGATCCCAACCTGGGCGGAGCTTTTGCCGAAGTGATCCTGTTGGAGTTGCTGAAAAAGCACTCCTACGGCATTGTTACCACCCATTACCTGAACCTGAAAATAATGGCCGGGAAAACGCATGGTATCGTAAATGGTGCGATGGCTTTTGATGAAAAGAACCTGCAGCCTTTGTTTCACCTGGTGGTAGGCCGGCCGGGCAGTTCTTATACTTTTTCTATAGCAGAGCGCATCGGGCTGGATAAGCGGCTGATCAGCCAGGCCCGGCAGATGGTGGATGATGACCAGTACCGGCTGGATAAATTATTAAACCGTACCGAACAAAACCTGCGGGACCTAACAAAAAAAGATAAGGAACTGGAGCGGTTGATAAAAGAAAATGAGCGCTTGAAAAAAGAGATGGAGCACGTGATGGATAAAGAAAAGCACCGTCAGCAGTTGAATGTGTTGCGGGAGCAAAATAAAATTTCGGAAGACCGCATCGCTTATCTGAAGGATATGGAGCGCAAGCTGAAACAAATCACCCTGGAATGGAAAAAAGAAGAAGACAAACAAAAGCTGATTAAGACGATCAATAACCTGCTTTTTAATCGCGATGAAAAGAAAGCGGTCAACAAGATCCAGAAAAAAATTGAGTCCAAATACAAAGAAGTAGGTGGGGAGATCAAACCAGGTGATAAAGTAAAAATGAAACGCAATCACCAGGTGGGCGAAGTGCTGGAGTTAAAAGGCAAAAGGGCAGTG